From Anopheles arabiensis isolate DONGOLA chromosome 3, AaraD3, whole genome shotgun sequence, a single genomic window includes:
- the LOC120900584 gene encoding protein Son, with translation MSATNEKQDKQQKGDKTQDIFPLNIKIKQEKTTSYEDSSKSETVDKLSIDVNLKNIFSTTITSSSSNSNSNTAEKGSDNVDVKPALEPLKSSNEILTELFRVFNAAPPEIIEDDSNDAVEQEKKKKKHKHKKKSKKKKGSESEGGGTDEEPIVPESVMVDDGEKRVKRKKIKKEKDRDRKHKRSKHRTLGETLLVTVKQEPVDDTDRPAKPLDEAKWKEEKKTKAEKPEETKPPLKGKIQIKSLKDSAIFREIATSSAQPAVERHQHERHRDHERDKPSHKSSRSELRKRKTSETDFSLSEDEENRKGGRYYDFYQKKYNSFYAGFEEEDDRKKHDRKRHRHSEDRVRRHRSNTFSKSHSRSRSRSRSRSRSRSKEQIDKQKLLEIARKNAISMLKKGTLPGAQNLDGESKAKLISKMHASGKTIEELTAFCKKISHKDNANDLSSVSSDESDHDADGASKAFHHPFQLKEAAPIVMNIRNATTIQPKSAEEKKALLMQFPVSSGVHHRSTETEWVPVEPKKTVPTTKPATETGGSGSGTFFGNKSKLKTILPPSSTFVPQQSKEFPAPLQPPPAPPTIVPAPAPAIPPLMQSHVGHMPGAPIVPSPYPSNETVPPYQSSYHPPVNQHQQMPQATHPVPSHAPSFNSMMTPEPSMSLPVDTSKPPPNMNPMGANSQHQDPPQQPRPMFPPAGPGGSGSSHPHAQHQGRGPDNVFNTQPDAPIIDVSQIVSQRLNAMRRLQENPTDSDARQMLYNTQKDMSTWASSKAMPGQFLGSTGVNCLSQRELAEGYQPWATRDMMKQSAPVTGGMGMHLLQKMGWQPGEGLGKEKNGSLQPLLLDVKLDKRGLGEGDNKQRSHQPYPMQAPFGRRDARSRFVNLKINTDGKHPVSILCEYATKHKWNAPMYELVHESGPGHAKNFIFKVLVNGLEYQPAIANNTKKEAKATAAKFCLQQLGVMIT, from the coding sequence ATGAGTGCGACCAATGAGAAGCAAGATAAGCAGCAGAAGGGCGACAAAACACAGGACATCTTTCCGCTGAACATTAAGATCAAGCAGGAGAAGACGACCAGCTACGAGGATTCGAGCAAATCGGAAACAGTAGACAAGCTCTCGATCGACGTTAATCTAAAAAACATTTTCTCCACTACCattacaagcagcagcagtaacagcaacagcaacaccgcCGAGAAGGGATCGGACAATGTTGATGTGAAGCCCGCACTTGAACCGCTCAAATCGTCGAACGAGATTCTTACCGAGCTATTCCGGGTGTTTAATGCAGCACCGCCGGAAATCATCGAAGACGACTCCAACGATGCTGTGGagcaggagaagaagaagaaaaagcacaagcacaagaagaagagcaagaagaaaaagggtAGTGAAAGCGAAGGCGGAGGGACCGATGAGGAACCGATTGTTCCCGAGTCGGTGATGGTGGACGATGGAGAGAAGCGGgtgaaaaggaagaaaatcaagaaggaaaaggatcGCGACCGGAAGCACAAACGAAGTAAACATCGGACGTTGGGCGAGACGTTGCTTGTGACGGTGAAGCAGGAACCGGTGGATGATACGGACAGGCCGGCCAAACCGCTCGACGAAGCGAagtggaaggaagaaaagaagacCAAGGCCGAGAAGCCCGAGGAAACGAAACCTCCGCTGAAGGGCAAAATACAGATCAAGAGTTTAAAGGATAGCGCCATATTTAGAGAGATAGCGACTAGCTCAGCTCAGCCGGCAGTAGAACGCCACCAGCACGAGCGGCATCGTGACCATGAGCGGGATAAACCTTCGCATAAATCATCCCGGAGTGAGCTGCGTAAGCGCAAGACTTCCGAGACCGACTTTTCGCTATCGGAGGATGAGGAAAATCGGAAAGGAGGTCGTTATTACGATTTCTATCAAAAGAAGTACAATTCCTTCTACGCCGGGTTCGAAGAGGAAGACGACCGGAAAAAGCACGATCGAAAGCGCCACCGACACAGCGAGGATCGCGTTCGAAGGCACCGGTCGAATACGTTTTCAAAATCCCACTCTCGGTCTCGCTCGCGTTCTCGGTCCCGATCCCGATCCCGGTCAAAGGAACAGATCGACAAGCAGAAGCTGCTGGAAATTGCGCGCAAAAATGCCATCAGCATGCTAAAGAAGGGCACGCTACCCGGTGCGCAAAACCTTGACGGGGAGTCGAAAGCCAAACTTATCTCCAAAATGCACGCCAGCGGAAAGACCATCGAGGAGCTGACCGCTTTCTGCAAGAAAATTTCCCACAAGGACAATGCCAACGATCTGTCCAGCGTGTCGTCGGACGAGAGCGATCACGATGCAGACGGTGCTAGCAAAGCCTTCCATCATCCGTTTCAGCTCAAGGAGGCAGCACCGATTGTGATGAACATTCGCAACGCGACTACCATCCAGCCGAAATCAGCCGAAGAGAAAAAGGCACTGCTGATGCAGTTCCCCGTATCGTCCGGGGTGCATCATCGCAGCACGGAAACGGAATGGGTTCCGGTCGAGCCGAAAAAGACGGTGCCAACGACCAAACCGGCCACTGAAACGGGAGGTTCGGGCAGTGGGACATTCTTTGGGAATAAGTCGAAGTTGAAAACGATCCTGCCACCATCATCCACGTTTGTGccacagcaaagcaaagaatTCCCAGCACCGCTGCAGCCTCCTCCGGCTCCGCCGACCATCGTTCCGGCACCTGCACCGGCGATACCTCCTCTAATGCAATCACACGTTGGCCATATGCCGGGTGCGCCAATAGTTCCTTCTCCCTACCCATCGAATGAAACCGTTCCACCGTATCAATCGTCGTACCATCCGCCGGTAAATCAACATCAGCAGATGCCGCAAGCAACGCACCCAGTACCTTCCCATGCACCATCGTTCAATAGTATGATGACGCCGGAGCCTTCGATGAGTCTTCCGGTAGATACCAGCAAACCCCCGCCCAACATGAATCCCATGGGAGCCAATTCGCAGCATCAGGACCCTCCACAGCAACCGAGGCCTATGTTTCCGCCCGCAGGACCTGGAGGATCCGGAAGTTCACATCCACACGCCCAGCACCAAGGCCGAGGACCGGACAATGTGTTCAACACGCAACCGGACGCGCCCATCATCGATGTGTCGCAGATCGTTAGCCAACGATTGAACGCAATGCGCCGACTGCAGGAAAATCCGACCGACTCGGATGCAAGACAGATGCTGTACAACACGCAAAAGGACATGTCGACGTGGGCTTCGTCCAAGGCAATGCCGGGACAGTTCCTTGGCTCGACCGGTGTCAACTGTCTCAGCCAGCGGGAACTGGCGGAAGGCTACCAGCCCTGGGCTACCCGTGACATGATGAAACAGTCGGCCCCGGTCACTGGCGGTATGGGAATGCATTTGCTGCAGAAGATGGGCTGGCAGCCGGGTGAAGGTTTGGGCAAAGAGAAAAACGGTTCCCTGCAGCCCCTGCTGCTAGACGTGAAGCTGGATAAGCGGGGGCTCGGCGAAGGTGACAACAAACAGAGATCCCATCAGCCGTACCCCATGCAAGCGCCCTTTGGTCGCCGCGATGCTCGATCTCGGTTTGTCAACCTCAAGATCAACACTGACGGAAAGCATCCGGTATCGATCCTGTGCGAGTACGCGACCAAGCACAAGTGGAATGCGCCCATGTACGAGCTGGTACACGAAAGCGGCCCAGGCCATGCTAAGAATTTCATCTTTAAGGTGCTCGTGAACGGGCTCGAGTATCAGCCTGCGATTGCAAACAACACTAAAAAGGAAGCCAAGGCAACGGCGGCAAAATTTTGTCTCCAGCAGTTGGGTGTGATGATCACTTAA
- the LOC120900586 gene encoding superoxide dismutase [Mn], mitochondrial, which translates to MLAVRGALFSTAKNCSAVLGCRSKHTLPDLPYDFGALEPVICREIMELHHQKHHNAYVTNLNAAEEQLQDAVAKQDVSKIIQLGNAIKFNGGGHINHSIFWKNLSPDRSDPSAELQKALNRDFQNMENFKKEMKAAAVAVQGSGWAWLGYNKKTKLLQIAACPNQDPLEATTGLVPLLGIDVWEHAYYLQYKNLRPNYVDAIFDVVNWKDVSERLAKAH; encoded by the exons ATGTTGGCCGTACGCGGAGCACTCTTTTCCACTGCAAA GAACTGCAGCGCCGTGCTGGGCTGCCGAAGCAAGCACACGCTGCCGGATTTGCCGTACGATTTCGGCGCTCTCGAGCCGGTCATTTGCCGCGAAATCATGGAG CTTCACCACCAGAAGCATCACAACGCGTACGTCACGAATCTGAACGCGGCGGAGGAACAGCTGCAGGATGCGGTGGCGAAACAGGACGTGTCCAAGATTATTCAGCTCGGCAATGCGATCAAGTTTAACGGAGGTGGTCATATTAACCATTCCATTTTCTGGAAGAATCTATCGCCCGACCGCAGCGATCCGTCGGCGGAACTACAGAAAGCGTTGAACCGTGACTTCCAAAATATGGAGAATTTCAAGAAGGAAATGAAAGCAGCCGCCGTTGCTGTGCAGGGCTCCGGTTGGGCATGGTTGGGTTACAACAAAAAGACGAAGCTGCTGCAGATTGCTGCCTGCCCGAATCAGGATCCTTTGGAAGCAACTACTG GTCTTGTCCCACTGTTGGGGATCGATGTGTGGGAGCACGCTTACTATCTGCAGTACAAAAACCTAAGACCCAACTACGTCGATGCCATATTTGACGTGGTCAACTGGAAGGATGTTTCCGAGCGATTGGCAAAAGCCCACTAA